GAAGGAATGGTTTGCATTACATCAACAGCATTTCCTCCTGCACTTACCAATGCTTTTTCAACATTAATTACTTTTTTATCGAGTGTAAATTCCACCGCATTCTTTTTTTCTTTTACCTCAACAGCATCAAGCATTGCAGAAGATGGTACCATTTTAATTGTATCAAGAGTTTTTGATGGTTCCTTAGGATTTACAAGGATATTACCAATTTTCTGAGATCTATGTCCAATAAGGTTTACAGCAAGATAATATTTACCAAAAGGAATTTTTTCTAATTTAAATTTTCCCAGGGTATCAGTAATTGCGCCTGTAACCATTGTTGAATCGAGCGCTTTATGTAATACCACATAAACATATCCTACGGGTTTTTGTGTTTCTGAATTTATAACTATACCACTAACTGTTCCAATTGGATTACCATAATTCATGTTGCCACTGCCATGTTCCTGGGATTTAACTGAGATAAAAAATAAGGAAAGCAAAAATGCCAGTGTAATTTTTTTCAATAGATTATGATTCATAAAATTTAATATTTAAAATATTTAAAACTAAAATTTAGACTCACAAGTTATAATTTACTTGCAGCACTTTATGTTAAAAAAAAGTTAATTTAAAATAGATTATTTTTCAACAATATTCATTTCATCAATTAACCTTTTGGCTCCAGCATATTTATCGATTATAAAAAGGGTGTATCGTATATCAAGGGCTATATTCCTGCATTGTTCTTTATCATACATTATATCACTCATTGTTCCTTCCCACACTCTATCGAAATTTATTCCTATCAGCTGTCCTTCTCCATCCAATACCGGGCTTCCCGAATTTCCTCCGGTAGTATGATTGGTAGCTATAAATGCAACGTGCATGGTGCTATCCGTTGAATAGCGTCCGTAATTTTTAGTATCATAAAGATTTTTCAAATATTCAGGAACTTTATAATCACTCACTTCTTCATCTTCTTTCTGCATCACACCTTCAAGCGTTGTATAATAATTATAATCTACTGCATCCATAGGCTTATAGTCATTCACTTTACCGTAAGCAACACGCAGTGTTAAATTAGCATCAGGATAAAATTTTTTGCCGGGTTGCATTTCGCGAAGCCCTGTAATATATATCCTATAAAGGCTATCCAGTTCATCATTGTATTTATAATATGACGGAAGAATATTTTCATTTAAATTTTTATATAGCGCTGAAGCCAGTTTAAAAACAGGGTCGTTGCTAATAACAGCCGTTTTATTTCTTTTGAATTTCGAAAGCGTTTTTTCCACTCCGGCCTGTGATGAAAATGAAGTATTGGCATAAACATATGAAACATATTTTTCAATATCTCCACCGAATTTATTTTTTATTATTTCTTCAAAATATTTTGGTTGATATGCTGATGTGCCCTGTAAATAGTATATGCTGATCAAAGCGGAAAATAATTTTTTATCCGTTTCCAGGTTATAATTTTTAAAAAACCCTTTTGCTCCGTTCTTCATTTGTTCCACAATTTTTGTTACATCTTCGTCTTTAACTTTTTTATCAAGGCTTTTTGTAATAAGATTGTTATATCCCCATGCATATTTTACTAATTCAATTCCCACTCCTGATTCGGAAAAATAATCGTAAGCCAGTTCAACAGGAGAGAATTTTTCATAAACTTTTTTAAATTCATCCAGCAGTTTTCCATATTTCTCTTTTCTTGAAGCATCAGTATTAACCCATGTGGTGAATTCATTTTCGAGTAATTGCTTTTTCTCAACTCCATCAAGTTTTGTAATGCCTTTACTTTCGCCTATAAATTTTTTCCAGTAATTAGCAATACCCACATATTTCGATGCATACTGAATTTTTATCAGCGGGTCGCTTTTCATGGCAGCACTCATGATCTTTAATTTTTTATCACGAATGCCAATAAGTACGGGATTTTCAACATTAGCTACCAGGTTCACACCATACGATGTCAAATATTCCTGTGTTCTTCCGGGAAATCCATAAACCATAGTGAAATCATTTTTTTGTACACCTTTAATTGAAATGGTCAGCGATTTCTTAGGAACATAAGGAATATTATTTTTAGAATAATCTGCCGGGTTATTGCTGCTATCTGCATAAATCCTGAATACTGAAAAATCGCCCGTATGCCGTGGCCACATCCAGTTATCGGTATCGCCGCCAAAACTTCCAATACTTGTAGGAGGAGCACCCACCAACCTTACATCGGTGAATACTTCATGAACAAAAAGATAATACTCATTGCCATAATAGAAAGGTTTTACTTTGGCTTTGTAATGCGTCCCTTTCACTGCTTCTGATTCAACTTTTGATATATTTTTTAATATTATTTCATCGCGTTGCGCTTCAGTCATTTTAGCAGTAACACCATCCAGAATTTTTGCAGTAACATCTTCCATTCTTACAATAAATGTAACACTAAGACCGGAACATTGCAATTCATCCGACTGTTCCTTAGCCCAGAATCCATCTTCCAGATAATTATGGTCGAGAGAAGAATGTGATTGTATAGCGCTGTATCCGCAATGATGATTGGTAAAGACCAATCCTTTATTGCTTACTACTTCGGCTGTACATCCGCTGCCAAACAGGCATATCGCATCTTTCAGGCTGGAATGATTAACGCTGTAAATATCTTCGGCAGTAAGTTTCAGTCCCATACTTTGCATATCACTTTCGTTCAATTGCTCCAGCAAAACCGGCAGCCACATGCCTTCATCGGCTTTAACATTAAAAATAGAAATAAGAAAAACAAAAAATATAATTAATGATTTTTTCATAAATGTTTTGAATTTATTTGCAATTGCAAAAGTATGATTAATTTTAGATTTATGATTTAGATTTTGGGCTTGAAGTTTGGAACTTTGAATTAATAGCACACGAATGACGCGGATTATATAGATATACACAGATAAAGATTGAATTTGATTTACGATTTTAGATTTGGGATTTCAATAGAACGCTGACGACGCGGATAATACGGATTTACACGGATGATGAATTATTAAATGATTGAATTGATGAATTGGTAAATAATAAAATTGAAGTTTGATGATTTAGGTTATGAGAAATTATTTTAAATTTGAAAAATATGAAAATAAAAATAATTCAAATTGGGGAAATAAAAATTGCCGAGGTTGAATCGGGAAATATTATTATAAAAAATGTTGGCAACGCATTAGATATAATGGGGAATTGCAGTTATCAGGATTCGCATAAAATCATACTTCACGAAAAAAATATCATCCCCGATTTTTTCGATCTGAAAACAAAACTTGCCGGCGAAATACTTCAGAAATTTTCGACATACCGCGTACAGCTTGCCATTGTTGGTGATTATACTAAATACACAAGTAAAAGTCTTAATGATTTTATTTTTGAAAGTAATAAACTCGGACAAATTATTTTTGCCAGCTCAGTTGAAGAAGCAAAAGAAAAATTACTGAAAAAATAATATGAGAAAAACTATCTTCATAGCAATACTTTTGATTTCATTATATAGCTCTGGACAAGCTCAAGACAAAGATTTTCATTTTGGTTTTTGCATTTATCCGAATTATTCAATTGGGATGATTACCAACGATGGCAGTGTTTCCGTTGACATGCAAAATTATTATGAAGATATTGAAATAGGCAAACCTTCAATTTCAGGAAATATTTTTGTTGAATATAATTTTACAAATAAATTTTCTTCATCTATAGGTATAGGATATCAAAACTGTGGCGAGAAAACTAAAAAGCAAGACCTGACTTATAATACATCCGACCCATTATTAGGAACACATGTTCGATTCGTATACAATCATCACAACCTTGAAATTCCGCTTCTTTTCAAATACAACATTACTAATGAAATATATGTAACAGCCGGAACAAGCGCCATATTCAATATATACAACACCAGCACAAGTAAAATGTATTTTGAAAATAAATCAACTGAAAGAAATACGAATGAAGATAATTCCACATCGTTTCGTAAGATTAATTTATCGTTGAATGCAGGTATTGGATTTATCGTTCTTTCAAAAGAAAAATTCTCGTTATTCTCTCAGCCTGCTTTTCAGTTAGGGTTATTAGGCATTTCGAAGAATGCACCATTAAACCGGAAAATGATTTCAACCGGGTTAATTTTAGGTATTAAATTTTAAAACAACCTGATCTTAAAATTTATTTCGCAGCGATCACCGAAATTTCAATATCGGTATTCTTTGGCAGTTTCGCTACCTGTACACATTCGCGGGCGGGTGGATTTTCGCTGAAATACTTTGCATAAGTCTCATTCACCTTTTCAAAGTTACTTAAATCAGATAAGAATATTGATGCTTTCACTACATTTGAAAAATCCATCCCGGCTTCTTTAAGTATAGCGCCAATATTGGTCATCACTTGTTTTGTCTGTTCACAAATATCGCCGGTTAATAATTGTCCGCTTGCCGGGTTTATCGGGATTTGTCCCGAAACAAAAAGCATTCCGTTAACTTCTATTGCCTGACTGTATGGGCCTAATGCTTTTGGAGCATAATTAGTGTTGATTGATTTTTTCATTTTAAGTTAAATTTCTTTTTCGCAAATATAATAAAGATGATAAGATTACAAGTTAACAAGTTGACAAGGTTTTCTATAGTTTGATCGCTGAATTGTTGAATTGCCAACTGCTCCGCCGCCGCGGACTGAGAACTGTGAACTTAATTTTATATTTTTAATTTTAATCAGTTTTCTTTTTTACCACAAAGAGCACAAAGGTTTATGGCAAAGATGCACAAAGAAATATTTTTTCAAACGTTCAATTGTTAAAATGTTCGATTGTTCAATTGCTCGATTGTTTAATGTTTAATTGCTCCGCCACAGCTGACTGTTGACCGAATATTAATTTCACGCAAAGACGCAAAGACACAAAGTTTTTTATAATTTATTTCTTGAGGCTTGGAATTTGAGATTTTGTTATTTGAATTTTTCTAATCGAGCTTCGACAGTTTCTTCAAATCCTTTTCCTGCAAGGCATTCTGATTAGATGCATCAACCTTATGCGTATCGTAATAAACCACATCACCATCTTTCGCACACACAAAAAACTTTGTACATTTGCACCCTGCTGCATCAGCATCCGGGCCAACCTTATGAAGATACACAACGTTGGATGTTTTATTTTCTATTGCTTTTTTTATTTCACCAGTGGTAACAATTTTCACTGTGAAAGGATAAACTTTTTTTATTTTCTCAACAGTATTTAAATCGCTTGGTAAATCTTCATTCACAAGCCATAACTCCATTTCAGCCATATTGTATTTTTTTGTTTTATCAACAAACGAAGGCACTTCCGAATAATGATCACGCATATACTTAATATGATTCTGCATATACTGCAATATTCCGCCAAGTTTATAAATATACAAAGCCTCGTCCTGGTCAGTAATGCACAAAGGCACCGAGCCAAGGTCGGGCATATTGTTGATATTGCTGCTTCCGCCAAGCGTGAAATTTAAAATATCATATTTACACGGAACACCATCTTCATTAAGTTCAGCCTCCGAAACCATTATGAATGAATTTCCCGCATTCGACATTTTCGATTCAAAATCATCAGGGCTGATGAATTCATATGGAGTAATCGTCCAGAATTTTTTCATATAAACTTTCATCGTGGAATCGAATGTTGAGAAAGGGTCATTATTAGTAACAACAAGGGTTTTAGTAGTGAAGAATTTTTTTATTTGTGTTTCGTTTGCAAATTTCAATTGTGCAAAAATATGACTGCTAAAAACAACGAGCAATGCAATTAAAATGTATCGTTTCATAAATTTTATTTTATTTACGAATTTAAAATTTACTTTAAAAGAAACGTAAATTTAGGAAAAATATTTCCATTTTATTTCTAATCTCAAAGTAATTAATCATAATTATAAAAAAATTCTCGCTGATTTACGCAGCATAAAAGCTGATTATCGCTGAGCATTTATTTTATGAGAGAAATAAAAAATTATGAATTTTAGCCTTTTGCAATTTTTATTACATTTGCTGTTTAAGAAATTATGGCAAACAAAGACAACATCATTTTCGGCATTCGTCCTGTTATTGAGGCAATCAAATCAGGAAAAGAAATTGACCGCATTCTGCTCCAAAGCACGCTGGGCAGCCACGAAACCATTCGCGAATTAAAACAGGTAGCAAGGGAAATGGACATACCCATTCAGTATGTTCCGATGGAAAAACTGAATAAAGTAACTTTCAAAAACCACCAGGGAGTTATTGCATATGTTTCCGAAATCACATACCAGCCTTTACAGAACATACTTCCGGGTATTTATGAAAAAGGTGAAGACCCGTTTATATTAATTCTTGACCGTATTACTGATGTAAGAAATTTTGGAGCCATAGCACGTACCGCAGAATGTGCCGGTGTTCATGCAATAGTGATACCGTTAAAAGGTACAGCACAAATCAATATGGACGCAGTAAAAACCTCTGCAGGCGCATTGTACAACATCCCGGTTTGTCGAGAAGAAAATTTAAAAAATGCTATCGACTTTATGAAAGCTTCAGGCATTGAAATTATTGCATGCAGTGAAAAAGGGGATAAAACATACCATTCTCTCGATTATAAAAAACCTGTTGCTATTATTCTTGGCTCGGAAGAAGATGGAATCTCTCCAGAATACTTAAAAAAATCAGACCATTCCGTTCATATCCCGATGACTGGAACTACCGCATCGCTGAATGTTTCGGTAGCTACAGGAATAATTTTATTTGAAGCTTTAAAGCAAAGGACCGCAAAATAAAATGATAACGTATTTAAAGACACATACTGAAAAATCGTTGCTGATATTAATTCTTTTTACAGTAGCTTTTCTTAGGTTCTTTAACGTTACCGCACTTTCGCTTTCAAGCGAAGAACTAAGCCTCATCACTGATATTCAGGAACAATCATTTACGGGATTCTTCAGTTTATCAAACTTAAATGAATCAGGCTCTGCAGGCTTTTATGTGCTGATGTATTTCTGGGTAAAGATCTTCGGCTCATCGGCATTCATGTTTCGACTGCCATTTGTAATAGCTGGGATATTCACAGTTTACATTTCCTATCTTATTGCAAGAAAATGGTTCAATCAACATGCTGCATTATTTGTTGCTGCATCGATGTGTTTTATTGAATACGCCATACAATTCAGTCAAACTGCGTACTCTGAAGGTTTAGGATTATTCTTCACATTACTCGCTGTTTTATTCTGGACAAAAATTTTATTCGATGAAGTTAAAGAAAAACGCAACGATTTATATTTCGCCATTTCGTTTGCTCTTACGGCTTACATAAATTATTATGCACTAATATTTTTATCGCTTGTATATATTTCAGGATTTTTCTTCATCAGTAAAAATTCTTTTAAATCATATTTTAAATCCCTTTTATTCGTCATTATTTTATATATCCCCAATATTCCAATAATCATTTACGAGCTTTCTCATCCTTTAAAATCAATACTTCCGGTACATGAGCAAACATGGATATTCGAGCATATCGAATTTGTTTTCAATAGCTCGTTCATTTTGCTTTATACAGTTCTGGCAATTTTTATCATCAGCAATATTGCAGGTTTTGGCGAAATCAAAGTCGGTAAATTTCATATTTTATCAGTAGTTTGGTTCCTCTGCCCTTTTGCATATTTTTATATTTATTCGTTAATGGCAAAGCCAATGCCCAACAACAGCGTTTTATTATATTCAATGCCTTTTCTTTTATTCTCATTTTTTTCTTTTATATGCACAAAATTCAAAACGTACAATCTTGCTGTAATACCCTTTTTCCTTATTATCGGGATATATACTCTCATAGCCGAAAATAAATATTACAATACTTATCATTTTGGTGAATACAGGGATATTGCAAAAAAAACCCTGGAATGGGACGAACAGTATGGCGAAAAAAATATTACCCGAACCATCAATGTTTACAATCCATCTTACATCAATTATTATTTTGAAAAATTCGACAGGTCTGCGAAATTTTCTTTATATAAAAATGACGGGAAAACCGACATGTATAAACTTCACAGAATTATAGAAACAAGCAAAACTCCATATTTCCTTTATGCATGGTCGAGTGTATTCAACCCACACGAAACCGATTACGAGATACGCACAAAATATCCTTACCTGATAAAGAATATCGATTATAATGAAATGGCGGGCATTGCTCTTTATTCAGTTAATAAAAACACGGAAACTATTCCTGATGAAAAACCATTGTATTATAATTTTAATGGCTTTGAAGAAAAAAATACGTTGGATAAAGACTCATCTATACTTACCACCGAAAAGGTCAAGTATGGGAAATACGCTATTAAACTTGATTCAAAACATGAATATGGCCCCACGTATTCCAACAAACTTTCCAAAATAAGCAATAACTCTTTTAAAAAAGTTTATATCAGCTTGTGGGCATATGCAACAGGCGATTTCAAAGATGCGCAGATTGTTGCCGAGCTTAAATTCAGCGATGAGGAAAACCAACAATTTGATAATTATTTCTGGCTTTCATCGAAGTTTAAATATTTTATTGAACGAGGAAAATGGGGACAAGTATTCTTTTCGTTTAACTTGCCAGAATTGATTTCTGTTAATGATGAAATAAAAATTTATGTTTGGAATCCTGATAAAAATCCTTTGTACATCGATAATATGGAAATAAAATTTTATAAAAAATAAATTTCTTCTTCAATAATTTTCATTTCAATAAATATGAAAAAATTAATCCTGATAATATTACTTGCAACATTTTCAAATTTAATTTTTGCCGGCTCTCCAATAATTTCGGTGAGTTTCTACAAATCATATAGTGAAATTTCGATTGTAAATTCGGCTTTATCAACAGGAAAAATAAATGATACTATAGCTAATTATTTATTAAACGACACTAACTCCATTGATTCAAAAGCTGCTGTTATCAATGCTTTGTCGATGCGCACAAAAAAAAGTAATGCTTCTTTGCTGATGCAATACATCATGAAAAAATATAATTTCAAAAGTGGTTTCGATTTGAAAATACTCACAACCGACGATGTTTTCTGCTTAGGTTATTTAACCATTACCGATAATACCGAACAAACCGAAAAAGCCATTAAGATTTTAAACATCGCTGCTGAAAAAGATCCTAAAAGCTTCACCATCCAGATTATTCTTGCATTGGTTGAAGCCGAATTATATGCGAACACAAAACTTTGCGAAGTATATAAAGTCTGTTCTGAAGTAAACGACAATAAGGAACTTACCAGAGATATGAAACAAAGTGCTATCGAAAATATTTTTACATACATGGATTATTATAAATCAAATTGCCATGATAAAAAATAAAAATGCTTTACGATTATTGATTTTACTACTATTTCCATTGATCATTCTTTCTTCCTGCACAAAAACGAAAATTGAATATTGGGAAAATGGAAATAAAAAATCTGAATTATTATATTTCAACGGAAAACTTGATGGCATAAGTACCTGGTGGTACGAAAGCGGTGAAAAACAAATGGAGTGTACATACAAGAATAATATGCTTGAAGGACAATCAACACGCTGGTACTTCAACGGTAACAAGCAACGCCTCGATTTTTACAAAAACAATATGCTTAATGACACATGCATTACCTGGCATGAAAACGGCACAAAAAAATCAGTAACTATATATATAAATGATACACTGAACGGAACGGTTACGGAATGGCATGATGACGGACATATCAAAGTTAACGGCACATACAAAAACGGCTTATATGAAGGCAAATGGGAGTACTGGGATAAGAACGGAATTAAAGTAGGAGAAGGCGAATATAAAAACGGGACCGGAATTCAAAAAGGATTTTCGCCCGATGGAAAACTGATGCGCGAAATAAATTATATCAATAATAAAAAAAATGGTTTTGAGATTTGGTACAATAAAAATGGCAATATGATCAAAAGAATCACATTTGACAACGACCATATTGCTTACTCGGAAGATTCTCTATCTTTATCAAAAAATATTAATTAGATATTTAAAAGTATACAATTATGTCAATACAAACCGAAGAAAACATTAGGACAAAAACAGTATTAGCTGTAGCAAAACGAATGATGCTGGCTGCCCGCACATCACCAAAGGCCAGGGGCGTTGACAACCTGGAAATAGCTTTGGTTGAAAGTCAAACCATTGATCTTCTTTCAGAAAAGATGAAAGAAATAGGCATTGAAAAAAACATTAATTTCTTTATCCGCGACTCCGAAAACATTTTAAAGGCAACGGCTATAGTGCTAATAGGCACAAAAATAAAATCTATGGGACTGACAAATTGCAGCTATTGCGGTTTTAATAATTGTGAAGAAAAAGAAAAATACCCTGACGTTCCCTGTGCATTAAACTCAAATGACCTGGGAATCGCTATTGGTTCAGCAGTAAGTATTGCAATGGATGGTCGCATTGACAACCGTGTAATGTTTTCGATAGGAAATGCAGCAATTGAACTCGGTCTATTAGGAGAAGATGTCAAAATAGCTTTTGGAATTCCTTTAAGTGCAACATCAAAAAATCCTTTCTTCGACAGGAAATAAATTATATTTTTTGTATAGATTTAATTTTAATCTTGGTATAAAGGTATAAGGGTATAGGGGTATAAGGGAATAAGGTTGTGATTTTTTTCTTTTAACCTATTTTTCTTGTTCTTTAATATAAAATGGAAGTAAAAAAAACAGCATGCAAGTTGCTGCAATATTAGTCTTTCACAATCTTCTTGGTTGAAACACCATTACTGTTTTGCACTTTTACAAAATACATTCCCCTTGCAAAATCAGACATATCAACGCTTATATGATTTTTTTCAGTAGTAATACTTTTTAAAACTTTACCTTCGATATTTAAAATATTTATTTCCGATTTGACAGGAAGTGAAACTTCTATTTTGTTGTTTGCAGCATCAGCATATATTCCACAAACAGAAACCTGTTCTTCATCAATTCCCGTTGTAGAGTTATAACTCTTCATACTTTTTGTTTTCAGAAAAATTCCTGAATCATAAACACCATCGCTTACATCGGCAATAGCCATTTTTAAATGATACGTTTCGGAAGGAACTACAGATATAATAGCCGTCAGCACTTTCGTGAATCCATCATAAACAATAGTTTTACCATTAAAATTATTTACATAATAAAAACAATTCATACATCCGTTTTGAACAGAATCCATTGAATAACCCATATTCACATTATTTATTGCAACAGGCAATAATGTTCCGGGAATTATTGCAATATTCTCTTTTAAGTATGTTCCACCTGAAGGATTTGACCCAGAAATAAAGAAAGCAAAAATATCATTGTAACATGAACTTACAAATTCAGGATATTCTTCCGAAGCAAAAACATATTGAAATTCTAAAACATTTCCCACAGGAATTAAATCAAACTCCAATACAGAAGCATCATAAGTCTGAGCGCCAGTAGACAAAATATCCAAATCATTATCTCCTGCAAAACTATTATCAGTACTGGCAAAATTCGATGCCACACTACCAATTGAGGGATCAACTATTAAACTACCTGTTGTCATAATGATACCATCATTAAGTCCAATATCAGTTGTTACTCCGTTGCTAAATGTACCCAGGGTATTTACATCTCCTGTATACACAACATTTGAAGCCGTAACACCACTCAGGATAAAATTATTTACCAACTGAACAGTGTTTGTATCCTTAGCAATTAACAGTTGTGCATTAACGTTAACTGAATAACACACAATCAATATGAACAAAAAAGAAAAAAGTTTTTTCATAATTTTCTTGATTATTAATAATTATTCTTTTATAAATTTCTTAGTTGAAAGTCCATTGTTGTTCTGAACTTTTATAAAATACATTCCCCTTGCAAAATCAGACATATCAACGCTTATATGATTTTCTTCGGTAGTAATACTTTTTAAAACTTTACCTTCGATATTTAAAATATTTATTTCCGATTTGACAGGAAGTGAAACTTCTATTTTGTTGTTTGCAGCATCAGCATATATTCCACAAACAGAAACCTGTTCTTCATCAATTCCCGTTGTAGAGTTATAACTCTTCATACTTTTTGTTTTCAGGAAAATTCCCGAATCATAAATTCCATCACTTACATCGGCAATAGCCATTTTCAAATGGTATGAACTTCCTGGTACAACAAAAATTTGAGCTGTCAGAACGGTTGTGAATCCATCAAAAACTATGGATTGTCCGTTTAGCGTTTCGTTATCAACATAAATGGATGCATAGTCTAATGAAGTGCAATTATCGGCTGTACCATTCATACCGGTTATACCATTATTAATTGTATTAATAGCAACAGGCAAAGTTGTTCCAGGGACTATCGCAATATTCTTACTTACATAATTTCCACCGGCAGGATCAGTACCGTTAATAAAAAAACCAAACACATCATTATATACGGAACAAACATATTCAGGGTATTCTTCCGAAGCAAAAACATATTGAAATTCTAAAACATTTCCTACTGGCACAAGGTCAAACTCTAATATTGAAGCATCGTATGTTACAGCTCCCGAAACCAGTGCTTCCAGTTCCGGACAACTTGCACCATTATTATCAGTACTGGCATAATTGGATACAGGGCTGCCAATTATTGAATCAGGAATTAAAGTTCCTGTTGTCATAATGATACCATCGTTAAGTCCAATATTAGTTGTGCCTCCGTTGCTAAATGTACCCAGGGTATTTACATCTCCTGTATACACAACATTTGAAGTAGTAACACCAGCAAGAATAAAATTATTTACAAGTTGAACAGTGTTTGTATCCTTAGCAATTACGAGTTGTGCATTAACCTGTATATCGGAAAATGCAATTATCAGAATCAAAAATGCTGAAATCTTTTTCATAATATTTCTTTTAGTTATTTAGAAGACAATAAAATTATTATAATGATGCTTTGTTTAAAATTTATTTTTACTATTGTTAATTCGATATAAATATATGAATAATATATTTATAAATGGAATTTATTTTTTTAAAATTTTACTTCTAATAATAGTGTTACTATTATACATTCTTAAAAAATAATTTCCATTTGACAAACCGCTTATATCAATATTCCATAATTTATTTGCT
The nucleotide sequence above comes from Bacteroidales bacterium. Encoded proteins:
- a CDS encoding S46 family peptidase, encoding MKKSLIIFFVFLISIFNVKADEGMWLPVLLEQLNESDMQSMGLKLTAEDIYSVNHSSLKDAICLFGSGCTAEVVSNKGLVFTNHHCGYSAIQSHSSLDHNYLEDGFWAKEQSDELQCSGLSVTFIVRMEDVTAKILDGVTAKMTEAQRDEIILKNISKVESEAVKGTHYKAKVKPFYYGNEYYLFVHEVFTDVRLVGAPPTSIGSFGGDTDNWMWPRHTGDFSVFRIYADSSNNPADYSKNNIPYVPKKSLTISIKGVQKNDFTMVYGFPGRTQEYLTSYGVNLVANVENPVLIGIRDKKLKIMSAAMKSDPLIKIQYASKYVGIANYWKKFIGESKGITKLDGVEKKQLLENEFTTWVNTDASRKEKYGKLLDEFKKVYEKFSPVELAYDYFSESGVGIELVKYAWGYNNLITKSLDKKVKDEDVTKIVEQMKNGAKGFFKNYNLETDKKLFSALISIYYLQGTSAYQPKYFEEIIKNKFGGDIEKYVSYVYANTSFSSQAGVEKTLSKFKRNKTAVISNDPVFKLASALYKNLNENILPSYYKYNDELDSLYRIYITGLREMQPGKKFYPDANLTLRVAYGKVNDYKPMDAVDYNYYTTLEGVMQKEDEEVSDYKVPEYLKNLYDTKNYGRYSTDSTMHVAFIATNHTTGGNSGSPVLDGEGQLIGINFDRVWEGTMSDIMYDKEQCRNIALDIRYTLFIIDKYAGAKRLIDEMNIVEK
- a CDS encoding DUF4180 domain-containing protein, translating into MKIKIIQIGEIKIAEVESGNIIIKNVGNALDIMGNCSYQDSHKIILHEKNIIPDFFDLKTKLAGEILQKFSTYRVQLAIVGDYTKYTSKSLNDFIFESNKLGQIIFASSVEEAKEKLLKK
- a CDS encoding outer membrane beta-barrel protein, coding for MRKTIFIAILLISLYSSGQAQDKDFHFGFCIYPNYSIGMITNDGSVSVDMQNYYEDIEIGKPSISGNIFVEYNFTNKFSSSIGIGYQNCGEKTKKQDLTYNTSDPLLGTHVRFVYNHHNLEIPLLFKYNITNEIYVTAGTSAIFNIYNTSTSKMYFENKSTERNTNEDNSTSFRKINLSLNAGIGFIVLSKEKFSLFSQPAFQLGLLGISKNAPLNRKMISTGLILGIKF
- a CDS encoding RidA family protein, yielding MKKSINTNYAPKALGPYSQAIEVNGMLFVSGQIPINPASGQLLTGDICEQTKQVMTNIGAILKEAGMDFSNVVKASIFLSDLSNFEKVNETYAKYFSENPPARECVQVAKLPKNTDIEISVIAAK
- the rlmB gene encoding 23S rRNA (guanosine(2251)-2'-O)-methyltransferase RlmB; the protein is MANKDNIIFGIRPVIEAIKSGKEIDRILLQSTLGSHETIRELKQVAREMDIPIQYVPMEKLNKVTFKNHQGVIAYVSEITYQPLQNILPGIYEKGEDPFILILDRITDVRNFGAIARTAECAGVHAIVIPLKGTAQINMDAVKTSAGALYNIPVCREENLKNAIDFMKASGIEIIACSEKGDKTYHSLDYKKPVAIILGSEEDGISPEYLKKSDHSVHIPMTGTTASLNVSVATGIILFEALKQRTAK
- a CDS encoding glycosyltransferase family 39 protein — translated: MITYLKTHTEKSLLILILFTVAFLRFFNVTALSLSSEELSLITDIQEQSFTGFFSLSNLNESGSAGFYVLMYFWVKIFGSSAFMFRLPFVIAGIFTVYISYLIARKWFNQHAALFVAASMCFIEYAIQFSQTAYSEGLGLFFTLLAVLFWTKILFDEVKEKRNDLYFAISFALTAYINYYALIFLSLVYISGFFFISKNSFKSYFKSLLFVIILYIPNIPIIIYELSHPLKSILPVHEQTWIFEHIEFVFNSSFILLYTVLAIFIISNIAGFGEIKVGKFHILSVVWFLCPFAYFYIYSLMAKPMPNNSVLLYSMPFLLFSFFSFICTKFKTYNLAVIPFFLIIGIYTLIAENKYYNTYHFGEYRDIAKKTLEWDEQYGEKNITRTINVYNPSYINYYFEKFDRSAKFSLYKNDGKTDMYKLHRIIETSKTPYFLYAWSSVFNPHETDYEIRTKYPYLIKNIDYNEMAGIALYSVNKNTETIPDEKPLYYNFNGFEEKNTLDKDSSILTTEKVKYGKYAIKLDSKHEYGPTYSNKLSKISNNSFKKVYISLWAYATGDFKDAQIVAELKFSDEENQQFDNYFWLSSKFKYFIERGKWGQVFFSFNLPELISVNDEIKIYVWNPDKNPLYIDNMEIKFYKK
- a CDS encoding toxin-antitoxin system YwqK family antitoxin; the encoded protein is MIKNKNALRLLILLLFPLIILSSCTKTKIEYWENGNKKSELLYFNGKLDGISTWWYESGEKQMECTYKNNMLEGQSTRWYFNGNKQRLDFYKNNMLNDTCITWHENGTKKSVTIYINDTLNGTVTEWHDDGHIKVNGTYKNGLYEGKWEYWDKNGIKVGEGEYKNGTGIQKGFSPDGKLMREINYINNKKNGFEIWYNKNGNMIKRITFDNDHIAYSEDSLSLSKNIN
- a CDS encoding DUF2148 domain-containing protein — translated: MSIQTEENIRTKTVLAVAKRMMLAARTSPKARGVDNLEIALVESQTIDLLSEKMKEIGIEKNINFFIRDSENILKATAIVLIGTKIKSMGLTNCSYCGFNNCEEKEKYPDVPCALNSNDLGIAIGSAVSIAMDGRIDNRVMFSIGNAAIELGLLGEDVKIAFGIPLSATSKNPFFDRK